Genomic segment of Colletotrichum destructivum chromosome 5, complete sequence:
accgccgccgtcgccattcTTGagctgtcgtcgccgctgtcgtcgcCCTTTTCGTTGCTTCTGCTGCACCGCGCAGCCCAGGCTTCATGCTTAACTTAacccccccaccaccaccactaccatcACTGCCTCCTGATACCTCAACACCAAGCTAATCGATCTCGTCTCTTTGTGTAGTCAACCTCAATCATTTCCGCCTACTGCGAGTAGTCGGGCGAGGTGCCTTTGGCAAAGTGCGCATTGTCGAAAGAAAAGACACGAATCTGTCCTTTGCCCTGAAGTACATCCGGAAAGATGAAGGTACAcaccgcctcctcccaccaTAACGCTTTGTCGTCTCCCTACGCCTCAACCAAGACCTGAGGCTTGATGCATTGCAGTCGTTCGATACTGATACTTGGCCCATGGAACAGTCGTGCGATCGGAGAGTGTGCGGAACATTATACGAGAGCGCCGAATGCTCGAGCACGTGAATCATCCTTTCATCTGCAACTTGCGCTACAGTTTTCAAGATATCGAGTACATGTGGGATAACTCTCTCGACGCGGCCCGGCCCCTGGTACTGACAATTCCTTCATCAGGTACCTTGTTGTCGATTTGATGAGCGGTGGTGATCTACGATTCCACATTTCAAGAAAGACCTTTACCGAGGATGCAGTGCGCTTCTGGATTGCCGAGCTGGGATGCGCTCTCCGCTACATCCACAGCCAGAACATCATCCATCGCGATGTTAAACCCGACAATGttctccttgacgccgaTGGCCATGTGCATTTGACTGACTTTGTAAGTTGTCCCGGAACCGTACTTTGCGATACTTAAATGCTGACTGGGTTAGAACGTCGCCTCCGACATCATTCCTGGCAAGGTCTTGTCGAGCAAGTCAGGCACTCTTGCGTACCTAGCACCCGAAGTGTACGCCGGCAAGGGCTACGATGTGCGTGCGGATTGGTGGTCGCTGGGTGTCCTGTTTTACGAATGCATATATAACAAGGTGCGTGTTCTCCCTTTGTTGGGCGCAGTCTGCCGACAATACCACTGACACCTATCGCGCAGAGGCCATTCGATGGCAACTCAGAGAACACATTGAGCCAACAAATTCAGCTCGCTAATCCCAAGTACCCCATCACTTCACCGCCCGTCAGTTTACCCTGTTTATACGCCATCCGAGACGCCTTGGACGTCAACCGTGACAAACGAATGGGATCGACGTGGGAGAGTTTCACCAAGCACGAATTCTTCATGATGATCGACTTTGAGGCGCTCGAGCGGAAAGAAATCGAgcccgtcttcgtccctgctgccgacaagacCAACTTTGACGCCACGTATGACCTCGAAGAATTACTTTTGGAGGAAGCTCCCCTTGAAGCGAGAGCCCGACGACAGAAGCCCCGTGAGAGACTCAAGGAGTATGCATCCGACAAGGAAATCAGAGAAGACGAACTGTACCGTATGATCGAAAACGAGTTCCGCCCATTCGACTACACGTTGGCTGCTTACAAAAAGTATGCCCCCCTCCCGAATTAGCCCGTTGCATACGGTGATGCTGATAATTATAGAATCACTGGCCAAGCCGACGAATGTGGCTACGTCAACGGCGACATGGTGACGATGAACCAGCCCCAGGCGTTGACAACAGATGAAGCCACACCTGCGGCCATGGCCACGAATGGGGGAGCGTCGAGGGCTTCCCATCTTGCGGGCCCGTTGCGCAAGAGCACAAGCTTGGAGAAGCGGCCGGGAAGCAGTCATACCGGCGTGCCTCGTCGACCAGTCTCCAAGCCACCCCCGATACCGCACTATCCCAGTGAGTATTCCAATCAAAGAGCGCCGCCTCCAGGGGCAGGAAAGAGGGTCACCAGCCCGACTGGTGGCATGCAGGTCACACTAGACGGTGGCGGCAGCTGGTCCGATCTCGCCCGGCAGGATGCCACCCTGCCAACGGACGCCAATGCCATCAGCGAAGGGAAATCCGAAAGCTCTAGCGGCGTATTCGGATTCCTTCGGGGaaagaaggggagaggacACAGCCCGAAACCGAAGGAAAGAGGAGTATTGGGAAAGGAGGGCGCAAGACAGGTCATTGGCTAGAAGACAACTGTGGTCTGTTGAAGAGTGGAATAGACGCACAGTAAgagaaggatcgatacccgAGGAACTCAGTAACGTAACGAGAATCCACCAACCGACGTCCCCGGAGAACACGCAGTAGGTAGCCTGCGGATGGCTAGATTAAGGTATGCCAAAAACCGACGATGCCGGAGCCAGTGCGGCTTATCACTCCGGAGGGAACTTGCGCCGTAGAGAATTCACTGGGAACAGACTGCCACGCCGAGACGGCAGACATTACATGCGGCCGGATCGGACTGAATTGTCTGCTGGGCGAACCTTCTCTCACCCGCGGGCAAGACGAAAGTGGGTTGTACATCTGACGCAGCGTCGAAGGCAACCCTTGCGGCTGCCGAGCCTGGCGGTCTTGAATCATGGCAAGAGTCTCAACCTGTCGAGTCACAGGATGTATGAGCATGAAGCGATAGGCCATGAAGCAATTCATGAGGCATCAGATGGCACGAGCTGTGGAGTATCGGAAGGAGATAGGTCAACCGACGAAAGAAATATACCCTTTGTAATGCCAGCCTGCGTTGTACATGCACATGAGTGTACTTCTAGCCTCGACTGGACCTGTTCGCTTTGCCCGTGCAAGATTGGGTGCATGAACCCAGGGCCGCAAGACCAAAGGCTGATTCCCCCCTGGTGATCAAAGCTCCTCGGTCACTCCGTCACCCCGTTCGAGGGTGAGAGGGAACATGAGATACAAGAACGTTGAGCTTGTTATCGCCTCGGACGGGGATTGGATGACGTTAGACGATTCGAGCAAGTCTGGACCCGGTTCCTAGGCTCATCATTGGCTGCACCCTTGATGCAACCGGCGGTAGCTTCTTGGGAGAAAGACACGCAGATCATTTTGCCTCCCACTACCTGCCAGCCCCCTCTTTGCAAGGTTCTGGCGTACCAGTGAGTCGTCCCCTTTTTTCGATAGGGCGAATGAGACCAATTATGGACAAACAAACACAGGATCCACACGCACAAAAGCAACCGGACTATACGTTGCATGCAAGTAAGAGCCTCCACGCCGTCCTGTCCAAGTTTGCAAATGCCGACCGTAAGCCGCCTTGGCGGCGCACGGGCTCGGAGAATGAGCTTAGCTGGAGTGCAGAAAAGAAGATGtgaggaaggagaggggaCCGGCCCGACAGACTAGAAACACGGTATCAAATCCCGCGATGTCGAGCGACTGATAAAGGCAAGATGGGCCTCAGGTCCTCCATCCTGGCCTAACTTGGGCCATGTGCGGCGTTGTCTTGGTGGACCAGGCCCTGCCTGGTTCTTTTTAGCTCCCTCGGATGCTTGGGGGCCATTGCGCAGGCGGGGAAAAGAAGCACTCCTCTTTGAGGGCCACCAGCTCTTCCCAATACCTATGCATTCCGGAGTATGGGCAGTCTCAAAGAGAAATGGTGCCCAGCATCTACAGCATCGTATACATCGTACAGATACGCCGCTCGTCCATCATTCCATCAACTCTCGTCTCGGTACCTGTGCGTTGGGAGGCTATCCGACGGCCACGTGCTGTTCGTTCCGTCCATGGTTTTGGTTTCTTCCTTTCCTGCCTTTTCCCCCGACGTTACACCATCCTGATCGTTGTggcagcccccccccctttctcgtCTCCCCCGCAAACCTAAACCTTGGAGCGGAAGATGGCTTCGAATCTTCATGTGGGGGGCGCGGAGGAGTAGGAGTTCGAGACAGGTGCATGTCTCTCCGTCTCATCTACCATATGACAGTTGCTCATGGGAAGCAAGGACCATCTATCTATGTGTCTTACTCGTGATGTTTTCCGCCCGTCCTGCCACGCGCGCTGCAGAACGTCGGATGCGGGGACGGCCGGaatgggcggcggcgggtgcggGATTCGCGGGCTTCGGGTACGGGCGCGGACGGGCGCGGGGTTTGGATAGCTGGGGCCTtgtggggaggggggagggggagggggaggggggataaAACACGTGGGCGGGCGGACGGGCGAGCGGGCAGACCGACACACAACTTGACATATGTAAAGCCGCAAGGTTGGTCGGAAGTGTGATCAATGTCATGTCATGCCCGGACCTGACGAGGCCTAGGAT
This window contains:
- a CDS encoding Putative serine/threonine-protein kinase, active, coding for MGNSQGKPIDLDGEVNLNHFRLLRVVGRGAFGKVRIVERKDTNLSFALKYIRKDEVVRSESVRNIIRERRMLEHVNHPFICNLRYSFQDIEYMYLVVDLMSGGDLRFHISRKTFTEDAVRFWIAELGCALRYIHSQNIIHRDVKPDNVLLDADGHVHLTDFNVASDIIPGKVLSSKSGTLAYLAPEVYAGKGYDVRADWWSLGVLFYECIYNKRPFDGNSENTLSQQIQLANPKYPITSPPVSLPCLYAIRDALDVNRDKRMGSTWESFTKHEFFMMIDFEALERKEIEPVFVPAADKTNFDATYDLEELLLEEAPLEARARRQKPRERLKEYASDKEIREDELYRMIENEFRPFDYTLAAYKKITGQADECGYVNGDMVTMNQPQALTTDEATPAAMATNGGASRASHLAGPLRKSTSLEKRPGSSHTGVPRRPVSKPPPIPHYPSEYSNQRAPPPGAGKRVTSPTGGMQVTLDGGGSWSDLARQDATLPTDANAISEGKSESSSGVFGFLRGKKGRGHSPKPKERGVLGKEGARQVIG